From the genome of Nicotiana tabacum cultivar K326 chromosome 17, ASM71507v2, whole genome shotgun sequence:
TTTGGGTtgttacaaaagaaaagaaatggtaATAAGATAATAATAATCTGAAATTTAAGAGATTCACAGTAAAGTTGTGAATTTTGATTCCTACAAGTTACCTATAAAAGCAACCGTTTCATCTAAGATGAGTGTAAAAAAGAAATTTAATTGGCAATTCATATGAAAGCtagtgtatatatatgtattatagtTTTCCATTAGTATGAAAAGGTTGTGTAAGATATGGATAGAAGATTTTCTATCTTATGTCTTCTTCCTTTCTAGAGTAATAAGTTTAACAATTTCTCCCTTCATATGTCGTCGTGTAAATCACTGatattgtttctgttgatttGCAGTCTTTGAGGACTGCTGGTTTTCAATCAGCACAACCTACACAGCAGACACTTTCTGGAACTAGTGTCACCACCGGACCTGCTGTGCCACAACATCTTGCTGTACATCCATATTCGCAACCAACACTTCCTCTGGGACCGTTTGCTAACATGATTAGTTATCCCTTTATGCCTCAGAGCTATACGTATATGCCATCTGCATTCCAGCAACCATTTGCTGGTAGCAGTACTTATCATCAGTCGCTAGCGGCAGTGCTCCCCCAATATAAGAACAGTGTTTCCGTCAGCAGCTTACCTCAGTCTGCCAGTGTTGCTTCTGGATATGGTGGTTTTGGAAATACAGCAAGTATCCCTGGTAACTTCCCAATGAACCCTGCTGCTGCTCCCTCTGGTACTAACTTGAGTTACGATGATGTGTTGAGCTCTCAGTACAAGGATACCAATCATTTAATGTCTCTTCAGCAGGTAAGCAATGCACTTGCTATAAATGCTGTTTGATTATTTAAAGACAATAGGACAAATTGCTGTCGACTTGCTTTCTCTAATATAATAGGTTTTGATATGTTTCTAATTTGGACTAATAGTTGTGATATGTCGACTCAGCATTTTCTCGATCACTGTTCTTCCTTTCCTTGATTTTGAAGCTCATGTTTATGTTCATTCCCCTTCCTTTCAGGGTGAGAATTCAGCTATGTGGCTTCATGGACCTGGCTCAAGAACAATGTCTGCTGTTCCTGCTAACACATACTATGGTTTCCAAGGTCAAAACCAGCAAAGTGGTGGATTTAGGCAAGCTCAACAGCCAATGCAGAATCATGGATCTTTGGGCTACCCAAATTTCTACCATTCTCAGGCTGGGATCTCATTAGAACATCAACAGCAAAATCCAAGGGATGGGTCATTGGGTGGCTCTCAAGGCCAGCCAAAGCAGTCTCAACAGCAGCTATGGCAAAACAGCTACTAATAATCTCTTACTGCCTCCTGCTTTTTCGGAGTCTTGTAGTGAGTTTGAAAGAGGCCTTTCAGGGTGTTGCTTTGGAAATAACTTAAACGTCCCAAGGGGAATCGATTGGCTGctaccctgtgcctcgaggttgTACTTTACGTATTTGTCATCAGTCAAATGTAACGTAGGAATGTGAGCTAACGTCGTGCTAGTGGACTTTTCTTGTTTTGTTAACTCTTTGTTTCACAGTTAACCCCTTTGCTTCTTTATCTATAGTGATAAGTGATGTTCTGTTTCCACTAAGCAATGTGTTGCAATCCATCTTAGTTTCCTAACCAGTTTAGCCCTGCTTGCTGCACAAATGATTTAGATGTGGTATTTTTATTATCAGGTTTTACTTATTTCCTACTTCCATTGAGCCTAAAATTCCTGGCACAATAAGGTGGAATGTACAAAGATCTCCCTTTATTTGAAAATATTGTTAATGCCCTTAGTATAGTATTATAGAGAAGACAAGTTTTGTGGTTCAGTCCTGTACGGCTCACCTAAAAAAATCTCTTTGATTATGCGAGCTATTTTATATGATGTTTTCAGAGGAAAATGATGATTGATTCCTATTATGGAGTCGGTATAGAAAACCTTTAATCTCATCTATCCTCTTTGCCATTTGGTATCGAATGTGGTCAAGTTTCACTTGAGAAATTAGACATGCAGGTTAACTTACTTCATGCTTTGATTCTATAGCACTTTCTTTTGGAACTAGCCTATAAGGTGAAACGGACTACATCTAATGGTATTGACTTTTGAAGTTACTATTCGTTTATAAAGAAATGATAGATCTAATTGGAGCATTTGATAATTTATGCTTAAGTTTTAGTTTAGAGTACGAAACCTGACATGCTAGATTTGGATCATTACCATCGGTTCGTAACGAGCTTTATAAACATTAGTTTACATCTTTTGCTTTTTAGTTGCACAATGAATTGTGACTAATTTGTCCTAGTAAATACATCATTATTATTTCAATTCAGCTActattttaagttttgaaaatttatcatgtattttcttcttatattgacatgTAGTGACTCCATTATGGCACCAACATTGCTATAATTTGTCAAACCTGTGGAACTGACCAACATCAGAATAATAAGATAATTGCAAGCTTGGAAGGCAAGGAAAGATCACAACTTTGAGTAAATTACAGTGAACAATAAATAGGCTATAAACCATCTCTGTTGCTACATATATAAATTCCTTGGCTTAATTGATTCCATTAAACCCAAACTCAACGGAAGACCATAAGCTCGGGGCTCGACGAAACAGAAAGTTTCAGCTTGTTGAAAGGTAGTAGGATGTGGTCTAAAGGATCTCAGATTAACTGTCACACAAGCCCATAGAAGGTGATGTGATATAACATGATTTTTCAGATGACAGAAAAGATGAACCAAAATAATTAACTACATTAAAGGCAAATAATAAGGAACCAAGAAAAGGAAATCAGGAAAAGACACTATGTGAGGTCACAATCCACATTGCAAATGAGTTCTTCCCCCCTCACTACACAAGCATCAAGTTTGCATTACATCTTAATGTGTTCAACTAAGTCGAAAGATGTAGAAACAAGAGACTGGGCATAAGTTGGAAGTATAAGATCTAAAACATATGCAACTTGATGCTCATCGATTAGTTCATTCAGGAGGAAATCAATGCTTGCGAAGCCTTGGTTTCCCTTTCTTTTGTTGACCCAACAAATCATTTGAGAAGAGATCTTGCTAAATGTTCTCGTGCAGTTGCCAATGCTTGGCTTATTGTCTGAACCAGAAAGAACGCATAGTGAAAAGATGAGTTAATTGCACAGGGATGCTAATTAATGAAACAACTATTCGATCAGTTTGAAGGAACACATCAGGAAACAGAGCAATATTTACCTGCTCTGACAAAGGTGCCCCAGAATCCACGCTATTGCTTGCCACTTTCCCGGCAATAACATTTGCATCCGTTTCAAGAACAATTCTACAAGAGATAAGAAAGTAAAATGGAGGATCTTAGTAAGATTGTAAGTTAATCAGAAGTAGTTTCAAATTCTTCATCAGCTTAGTTTCCTGTAACTGAAATTGAGAGCAAGATTGAATGTCTGCactcttttccattttcttttgccTACTTCAATTCTCAAGGTCAAACACTCTAATAAGTACTACACAGGGTATGTGAAGAAGAAATAACTATAATTCTATATAActacaaagaaaagaaataaaggatGCTAACATGTAGTATTTTGATAAAATGAGTAAAAGTTGCAAAGCAAGTTAAGACAAAGATTTTAATTActcaaaatttgaaataaataaaaaaatcatggTACAATACTCTTACCCGCCGTCAACAATTTCATCAAGACACAAAAGAATAAGGTCCAAATTTTCAAGTGCCTCCTTCTTCTCTACGTTGCCCCTAAAACAAAAGGCATTTGCAGCAAGATAAGTACATGAAGACGAACATATTAAGGGATGCATATCGGAAAGGAAAACGTTGCTCTCGTATACAACCTAAGAAGAATACCAACAGCATCAGAGAATCCCTGGAGCACACTGGCAAGGAttatttcattttcattgtcactCCCGGTAACAAAGAAATGAAGATCTTGGGAAAACTTGTAAACAACAATATAGTTATCAAACATTGTTATCTCCGCTGCATAAGAAGTAAGAAGAGTGATCAGACAGATCAAGGTTCTCTTTCTTTCCCATCACAAAGTTAGAGTTTTAGCAGCAACTGGGGGAGAGGGGGGGGACCCAATATGTTGCACAACTGCTTAAGCACAAGGGCATTCTTTAGTAAGTGGCATAAAGACAATTCTTAATATATATGGAGCAATTAAGGAGCAAGACTTCGGATTCATATGACCTGGAGAAAACCAAATTCTAGAAGAGGACATGCAAGCAAACGAAAGAAAACCAAGTCTTTAAGAACATTATTGTCAACCCACCACCACTAACCAGAGTTCCTATTTGGTAAATTAGCAAAACTTCTAATAGCTTGTCTTTGTTTTTAGCACTTGATTAAGACTACCACAAGAGTTTTATAATAGTATTGTACAGAGACTGGTAATATCTACTGCATAAGATAGTCTCACCGACAACTCTAGTGCAGAATGGAACCTAACCAACTGGCAGGATGACTTTTGCTTCCTTTGCATGTTGAAAGGGAGACCAAAATGTGCAGACAGTAATACTTGAAAGTATGAAACAAAATAAAGGAGATAATTTTGAAAGAGCACGaccaaacataaataaataaatcaacagTAAAAGAGAAATCATACCTTCTGCCCTGGCATTAGTCTTTTGTGTCTTGGCAAACACAGCCTTCTCAAAAGCTTCCCTTGCAATATTTGTTGGCCAATCATCTGAGTAGTACTTCACAGCAACACGCTTTCCTTCGGAATCTAGAAGCAGAATGTTCTTAACTGAAGGGCAGGTCTCCTACAAAGAGGATGTGAAGGATATTATAGCAGGATCTTTTGTCTAGATATCCAGCTATGAAAAGAATAAGGGATGAATTTCTTTTCATACGTTGTAGAAAAATAGGTTAAAAACGTATATTGCCACATCTGACAGAGATGGAAATCATGCATAAATTGCTCTGGTTCTATCTATCAAAGCTTCAAGTTTAACCATCGTTCCAAAAATTCCAAGATACTCACTTTTGCATATTTCTCCTTTTACTTTTTCTATCCTAGCACGTGTAACATATAATCATATTCCAAACCAAAGCATAACTGTAGCACAAATAAAGCTGCCTTCCCTTTTTCATGGCCTCCTACACAGCTATAGATGTCAACCAGAAACTACTTTCTCTCCAATTATATCCAACTCCAACATCAACTCATCAAGTCTCCAAGTCATGTGGAAAAACAAAAATATCCAAACACCTAAACCAGATTTTCGCTCAGTGGCTTTTTACCTTTATTCTCTTGATGGAAAATCCTCACTATTTAATAAAATAACTTTGCCTCACATCATATGCCCCTGTTATAAAGCACGATATTTCCTCCTTCATGAGCAAGACTTTTCCATTCTAAAGAGATGAATGCAGCATCCCATTTCAAGAAATATGAATCTAAGATTTAGCCCAGAAGCCTTAAATGTGTGGGTTGGTGTCAGAGGCGAATCCAAGATTTGAACTTTATAGGTTCAGAATGCCACTGAACCCTCTGATCATTCGAGTTACtgggttcaaaatttaatatttgtaaatATTTGGTTAGATTTCTGAACACATACACACGGTATGAGCTAAAGCTATTGGGTCCGGCTGAATCCATAGCTTATACGATACATACGCCCCCGGTTGGTGTCCATCTTAAATTTTGGTGTTCTTCCTATTAGGGTGTTGCAAAAGAATTAACTGGTGGGATATATAGTGTAAATAATCCTACTGGAGTATTTCATAACAAAAAAGTTTCTATCTTCCTTCTGTTAATTCTTAcgtttttttcttccttttgttaattcttttccttttttccattGTTGGAGACTTAAAAATGCTAGATCTGATAGATATACCGTCCCAATTTACCTCCATATAACAAACGCTGAAAACAGGTCAATAATCAAAGAGATCAAGAGAAAAACACTTTAAGCCAGCTTTTCCAGTTCTACTAAAATTAAAACCCCAAATACACAAAATTCATTTTCTACCAGCGCTGACCGCTAAATTCAACCAAACAATACATAAGATAAGTGATCAACGAGAATGCGCTTGTTTTGGGCAAATATGATAAAAcatatttaaaaaaaagtttttttttttcacttggaAAATAATAGCAAAAGGgtttaagagagagagagagctgaCCATTGTGAGTGAGAATTGAGGAGAAAGAGCTCAGAATTGACGTTGAAGGCGGATCGCTCGACCTACGAACGCACCGTAGAGAAAGGAGGGAGGGAACCTATTTGCTGGGGCGTGATACTCGCTTCTTactttcttttgtatttacttattATGTATGATTTTCACTAGGCGTTACAACTTGTGAAAGTTGTTTGCTTGTTTTTGAAGTTTCTTGCAAGGAAAAAGGTTCTTTTCACGGtcctttattatttttattttattttatattatgctACTTGTTTGGGTATTCTTGGTTTAATTTGTCCAAACTAATTAAACCAGTtaaatctattttttaaaatattgtaATCTAATCAAACCAATATAATCTAAATTTTATCAGATTGGGCGTTAGGTTcaattttaattttctatttataCAAATGTAGTTAATAATGCAAAGAAATTGATACTACATAAGTTTGACAATCAATGTATGAGGATGATAATTGGGACAATGACTCCTATGTAGGTGGAACAAAATTGTTGtactaggaaaatatttttttccactcCAAAAGTTGTCGATTTTGCCTTCACAGACTGAGAATTTAGAAAAGAGGTATAACTCCACTACTTACTCTTTTCATTAATAAATCATGTTTGCATTTGTAATTTTTGTGAGTAGCTATTTTCATGTTTGCCTTTGCGGGCGAAGTGTAGCAATAGCGGTTTTTAAGcccgctatttaaaatatattcacggtttataatgtatttaaagattaatgAATTCACCTAAACTTCAGAACTAAGTGTCctgaatttttgagctgctaatttgaaattcatttCTGAAccactaatttaaaattcaggacataagattCGAACTTCAAGACATAATTTTTGAActttaggacacgatgtcctgaatttctgaactactaatttaaaatttaggacataaaATTCGAATTTCAGGACATAATTTTCGAACTTTAGAACACGATGTCCtggagtttgaattttgagttTAAATTCTAGGACGTCAGCGaaattggctaatctttaaatacattgtgAACTGTGTATATATTTTAAGTAACATATTTAAAAGTTACTACTTGATGTCATTTCCACTGCCTTTGCTAGTTTCGAACAAATGCAAATTAGGAACAACCCACATAGAAATAAGGGTCGACCTAGGCAAGTTCCACCTTGCATTATATTTTCGTCGATTTCTATGCACCTTGGTGTGGccacttttttttttggttgaacatactgttgttttttcttttcttttcttcgtcACAAGACTGCAGTAAATTTCTTGAGCCAATAGAAAACGAGCCATATGGGAAATAACTGGAAGACATGAAAAATGTAAAATGGAATCTAGCATTTGAACCATGCTATTTTGCATTCTATGATTTGCACCAAAAGTACAAAAAGGTAGAGAGAAAGATCAAACTGAAGTTTTGCTACCTTCAGAGCATCTTCTGTTTGTCTCCTTTCTCAAATAGATTAGTTTTGGCCAAGCATAAGCTATCTTCTTCTGTTGCACTTCGCAGCTTGCATATACATCTTGTTTATTAATCTTTTCCCCAGTTCAGGCCCCTCTAGGAAAGCCATACACCCTTCTTCTATATTAACATTCACATATACATATGTAAAACATAATGTCTAAATAGAAACGTTTTATATGCACTTGTATATTTATGTAGACACTGACAATTTTAGCATCCTAACCTTTGTATAGAAACAAA
Proteins encoded in this window:
- the LOC107829140 gene encoding coatomer subunit zeta-2, producing the protein METCPSVKNILLLDSEGKRVAVKYYSDDWPTNIAREAFEKAVFAKTQKTNARAEAEITMFDNYIVVYKFSQDLHFFVTGSDNENEIILASVLQGFSDAVGILLRGNVEKKEALENLDLILLCLDEIVDGGIVLETDANVIAGKVASNSVDSGAPLSEQTISQALATAREHLARSLLK